In a genomic window of Styela clava chromosome 7, kaStyClav1.hap1.2, whole genome shotgun sequence:
- the LOC120328923 gene encoding prestin-like, protein MESVDRSDESSVTENDLRVRYGYKPKKRKTLKKNIKNAVQCNVPCMKNKLFNLIPILTWLPKYPFMEYALGDLISGITTAIVRIPQGLAYGLLAGLLPINGLYTGFFSPLVYTIFGTSRHISVGVFSVISLMLGNALDNLEIDASVYFDDNSPSSRATSNNTILSHSNISDANSTLPNVENIGRYTNAQNLTIILSLTVLIGLILLILGICRLGIVAMFLSDPVVSGFTTAAAIYVVTAQMKYITGIPLQRKSGIFGLISTYIDLFSRISEIQWSAIITSAICLLILVPIKYVNRNYSEKLKNIPIPGELMIVILGTGISYGAKLSETYSIKIIGSVPKGMPSPMLPNISLWPVLIGDAISIAIVTFAVAVSMGKLFAKKHGYNIDPNQELIALGLCQITSGSFQGHSGGGALARSVVQESSGGNTQVAALVSCSVMLLVLLVIGPVFKSLPVACLACIILANLHSLLLQFNKLPRLWKVDKYDFSVWLMTFIFVIILGVDLGLYAGVIFSLCCGGLRQSGAKVKFLGGLEGTDIYRDIEYYQNVHEVPGIKIIEFTQSPTYANKSSLQKITPTYFEHEVNISPTDKSLLSKSNDDIENCDIQQQILTKNVTTKIKYIIFDCSHWNMIDTVGMSTLLQVITDLKLAEKEVFLTSVCEDVHMKLSLYGMVDDEKSAVKVFPTVSLAVAAAKLLLEMESNAEPESRYSFI, encoded by the coding sequence ATGGAGTCAGTTGATAGATCCGATGAATCGTCTGTAACAGAAAATGATTTGAGGGTAAGATATGGATATAAGCCTAAAAAGAGAAAGACTCtgaagaaaaacataaaaaatgcaGTACAGTGTAATGTTCCAtgtatgaaaaataaactttttaatttaattccTATTTTAACATGGCTTCCAAAGTACCCTTTTATGGAATATGCATTAGGCGATCTTATTTCTGGAATTACAACTGCTATAGTTCGAATCCCACAAGGACTTGCATATGGATTGTTGGCAGGATTACTTCCCATTAATGGACTGTATACAGGATTTTTCTCGCCACTTGTTTACACAATCTTTGGCACATCAAGGCATATTTCAGTTggtgtattttcagtcataagTCTTATGCTTGGTAATGCTTTAGATAATCTGGAAATTGATGCCAGTGTCTATTTTGATGACAATTCTCCATCAAGTCGAGCTACATCAAATAACACGATATTATCTCATTCGAATATATCAGATGCAAATTCAACTTTGCCTAATGTGGAGAATATCGGTCGATACACAAATGCTCAGAACCTCACAATAATTTTGTCATTGACTGTTTTGATTGGGCTTATTTTGCTTATACTTGGTATCTGCAGACTTGGTATTGTCGCAATGTTTTTATCAGATCCTGTTGTATCTGGATTCACAACAGCTGCTGCTATTTATGTAGTCACAGctcaaatgaaatatataactgGAATACCACTTCAAAGAAAAAGTGGGATTTTTGGATTGATTTCAACCTACATTGATCTATTTTCTCGAATTTCTGAAATTCAATGGTCAGCTATTATAACTAGCGCAATTTGTCTTCTTATTCTTGTGCCAATCAAATATGTAAATCGAAATTACagtgaaaaactgaaaaacATTCCGATTCCTGGTGAATTGATGATAGTAATACTTGGAACAGGAATTTCGTATGGTGCGAAGTTAAGTGAAACATACAGTATCAAAATTATTGGTTCTGTGCCCAAGGGAATGCCATCTCCTATGTTgccaaatatttcactttggccTGTTTTAATAGGTGATGCAATTTCGATTGCAATAGTTACTTTTGCTGTTGCGGTATCGATGGGAAAACTCTTCGCAAAAAAGCATGGCTACAATATTGATCCAAATCAGGAATTGATTGCCCTTGGATTATGTCAAATAACGTCAGGATCCTTTCAAGGACATTCAGGAGGTGGTGCATTGGCCAGAAGTGTCGTACAAGAAAGCAGTGGAGGGAACACACAGGTTGCTGCACTTGTTTCATGTTCAGTAATGCTCCTGGTATTACTAGTGATTGGACCGGTTTTCAAAAGTTTGCCCGTTGCGTGTTTGGCTTGTATTATCTTGGCCAATTTGCACAGTCTTCTTCTGCAATTTAACAAGCTACCCAGACTATGGAAAGTTGATAAGTATGACTTTTCAGTATGGCTTATGACATTCATATTTGTTATAATTCTGGGTGTAGACCTGGGGCTTTATGCTGGGGTaatattttcactttgttgTGGTGGACTGAGACAAAGTGGTgcaaaagttaaatttttggGTGGATTAGAAGGTACTGATATATATCGAGATATTGAATACTACCAGAATGTGCATGAAGTACCAGGTATAAAGATAATAGAATTTACACAATCTCCAACATATGCTAACAAGTCATCATTGCAGAAAATTACACCAACATATTTTGAACATGAAGTAAACATTTCACCGACAGATAAAAGTCTATTGTCAAAATCTAATGATGATATTGAGAATTGCGATATTCAACAACAGATTCTCACTAAAAATGTAACAACTAAGATAAAGTATATAATATTTGATTGCTCGCACTGGAATATGATTGATACTGTTGGAATGTCTACCCTACTTCAAGTCATTACAGATTTGAAATTGGCTGAGAAGGAGGTATTTTTAACATCTGTGTGCGAAGATGTGCACATGAAACTGTCATTGTATGGCATGGTAGATGACGAGAAATCTGCAGTAAAAGTATTTCCAACAGTGTCATTGGCTGTAGCTGCAGCTAAACTTTTGTTGGAAATGGAATCAAATGCAGAACCAGAATCAAGATatagttttatttaa